Proteins encoded together in one Coriobacteriia bacterium window:
- a CDS encoding sensor histidine kinase: TGGHVRVELSTDGDRAILSVLDDGPGIPEADLPRLFDRVYRADTSRTRTSGGAGLGLAIVRAIVIAHGGRIEAANLPEGGARMTVSLPVLAGAQTTSAAVED, encoded by the coding sequence ACCGGCGGCCACGTGCGGGTGGAGCTCTCGACTGACGGCGACCGCGCGATCCTCTCGGTGCTCGACGACGGCCCCGGAATCCCCGAGGCCGACCTGCCCCGGCTTTTCGACCGCGTCTACCGAGCCGACACGAGCCGCACGCGCACGAGCGGGGGCGCCGGTCTGGGGCTCGCGATCGTCCGCGCGATCGTCATCGCGCACGGTGGGCGGATCGAGGCCGCGAACCTCCCCGAGGGAGGCGCGCGCATGACGGTGTCGCTCCCGGTGCTCGCCGGCGCTCAGACGACCTCCGCGGCCGTCGAGGATTAG